GCCACCACGCGATCCCGCCGATGATCGTGGTGAGCGCCGATCTGACCGCCGGACAGCCGGAACGCGACTGGGAGGGCCTGGACCTGCCCGGCGGGCCGAAGCTGGAGACGTTCCTGACCGGACCGGTGGTGTCCGCCGTGGACGGCCGCTACCGGACGGTGCGCGACCGTGCCGCCCGCGCGCTGGGCGGGATGTCCGGCGGCGCGTTCGCCGCGCTGAACATCGGGCTGCACCACACCGGCGAGTTCAGCGTGCTGCTGCTCACCCTGCCCTACGACGCGCCCGGGGACGTCCGGACGGAGTTCCACGGCGACGCCGCCGCGATCGAGCGCAACACCCCGCGCGACTACCTGCGCGGCATGGTGTTCCCCGATCCGGTCGCGGTGTTCGTCGCGGCCGGGTCGCACGACGGCGGGGACGTGGCCCGGGCGCGGGAACTGGCCGGGAAGCTGACCGCCGACGGGCAGCGCGCGATGGTGCACGTCGAACCGGGTCTCCCGCACACCTGGCGGACCGCGCGCGCCACCCTGCCCTACCTGCTGGTGTTCGCCGGCAACACCTTCCCGGCGGTGGGGTGAGCCGGGGTGAGTCAGCCGGCCAGGCGGGCCGCGAGCCAGGGCAGCGCGTCGGCGAACGCCTGCCGCCACAGGAAGAAGTCGTGCCCGCCGCCGGGCACCACGACCAGGCGGGTGGTGATGCCCGCGGCGGCGGCCCTCGGTTCGAGCTGCTGCGCGGCGGCGAGCGGCTCGCCGTCGGCGTCGCCGACCTCGAACCACCCGCCGAGCCCGGGATAGCGGTGGTGGGTCAGCAGCCAGGCCGGCTCGTGCGCGTCGAACTCGGCGGCCGAACCGGAGAACAGCGCCGGGATGGTGTCGCCGACCTCGTTGCCGTCACCCGTGCGCGGCCCGGCCAGCCCGCTGAAGTCGGCGAAGGTGCCGAAGATCCGGGGATGGCGCAGCGCGAGCGTGAGCGCGCAGGAACCGCCCTCGGACAATCCGGCCACCGCCCAGTGCCGCCCGGCCGGGCGGGTGAAGAACCGGCTGGTGACGAACGAGGTCACGTCCTGCGTCAGGTAGGTCTCGGCCTGCCCGGCCGGGCCGTCGACGCATTCGCTGTCGGCGTCGAAGGCCCCGTTGATGTCGGGCATCACCACGATCGGGGCGGTGCCGCCGTGAGCGGCGGCCCAGGCATCCAGGGTGGCGGTGGCGCCACCGCCGTCGGTCCAGTCGCCGGGTGCGCCCGGAGTGCCGTGCAGGAGCACCACGACCGGCAGGTTCGGCCGGGGCCGGGCGAACCACGCGGGCGGGAGGTAGACCTGGGCCGGCCGGGCCGCGAAGTGCGCGGCGCGCGCGGGGATGGTGAGGGTGACGAGCTGCCCGGACCCGGGCACGCCGGCGCGATCGAGCTGCTGGAGGGACGCGGCGTCGCGGCCGGGCAGCCCGATCGCCTGCCCGACGGTGAGGTAGTAGCCGTAGGACGCGTTGACCGCGGCGAGCACGTTCGCCGCGGCCAGCACCACCGCCACGGCGGTGAGCGCGACCCGCGCCCACCGCCGTCGCAGCCGCCAGACGAGCACCCCGGCGGCGACCAGCGCGGCCAGCAGCACGACCCGCACCGGCCACCAGCCGGTCAGCGACATCTCGGCAAGGGTGGTCACACGGCGTCAATGTAGTGGGCGCGGGCGCGACCGGCCCGGTGGCGGGCGTTTTCCCGCTCAGCGTCCTCTCAGGGCACCATCCACCCGAGCACCGGGGTCGACTGGAGGTACACCAGCACGCACATCACCGCGACGAACACCAGGCTCCACACCAGCACCCGCCGGAACAGGTCGCCCTCCCGGCCGGCCATCCCGACCGCCGCCGCGGCGATCGCGAGGTTCTGCGGGCTGATCATCTTGCCGAGCACGCCACCGGAGGAGTTGGCCGCGGCCAGCAGCGTGGCCGACAGCCCCGCCTTCTGCGCGGCCACCACCTGCAGCGCGCCGAACAGCGAGTTCGACGAGGTGTCCGAACCGGTCACGGCCACGCCCAGCCAGCCGAGGATCGGCGAGATCAGCGCGAAGATCCCGCCCGCGCCGGCCATCCAGGTGCCCAGCGTCGCGGTCTGGCCGCTGGCGTTCATGACGTAGGCCAGGGCGAGCACGGCCATCACCGTGACGATCGCGGTGGCGAGCTGCCGGTAGGTGGCGAGGTACGCGCGCAGGGCGCGGGCCGGCCGGATACCGATGACCGGGATGGTCAGCAGGCCGGCGATGATCAGCAGGGTGCCCGCCGCGTCCAGCCAGTCGAACTTGAACTGCGACAGGGTGGACGCCTTGCCGCTGGACGACTGGATGTGCAGCCCGGGCCAGTTGAACGTCTTCGTGACGCTGGTGAGGGCGTCCTTGATCACCGGCACCTGCGCCAGCGCGAACACCGCGATGATGATCAGGTACGGCGCGTAGGCGCGGAACACCTCGACCCCGCGGTCGCGTTCCGCGCCGCGGCCGGATTCCGCGGCCATCCCGCCGTTCCCGCCGGTTCCGCCGGTTTCGCCGGTTCCGCCGTTCCCGCCGCCGGCGGGTGGCCGCGGCGGCCGGGCCATCGTGGCGGTGGACCCGCCACCGGTGCGCTCGGTACCGCCGGCCGCGGCGGCTGCCGCGCCCGCGGTCGTGCGCACGCCGACGCCCTCCACATAGGACTCGGCCGGGCGCCACACGCGCAGGAACACCACGACCGCGCCGGCGGACAGCAGCGACGCGACGATGTCGGTCAGCGGTGCGCCGACGTAGTTGGAGACCGCGAACTGGGCCAGCGCGAACACGATGCCGCACACCATCGCGGCCGGCCAGGTCTGCCGCATCCCGCGCTTGCCGTCGATGATGAACACCAGCGCGAGCGGCACGAACACGCCGAGCACCGGCGTCTGCCGGCCGACCATCGACGACAGCGCGTGCAGCGGCAGCCCGCTGACGGTCGCGAGCGTGGTGATCGGCACGGCCAGCGCGCCGAACGCCACCGGTGCGGTGTTGGCGACCAGGGCGACCGTGGCGGCCTTGAGCGGCCGGAAACCCAGCGCGATCAGCATGACGCTGGTGATCGCGACCGGCGTGCCGAACCCGGCCAGCGCCTCCAGCAACGCGCCGAAGGAGAACGCGATGATCACACCCTGGATCCGCTGGTCGTCGCTGACCCGCGCGAACGAGCGCCGCAGCACGTCGAAGTGCCCGGTCGCGACGGTCATGTTGTAGATCCAGATCGCGTTGATCACGATCCACAGGATCGGGAAGAACCCGAACGCCGCGCCCTCGGACGCGGACAGGAACGCGGGCCCGGCCGGCATCGGGTACACCACGATGGCGACGACCAGGGAGACCGCGAGCGAGATCAGCGCGGCCAGCCACGCGGTCATGCGCAGGATGCCGAGCAGGACGAACAGTGTGAGCAGCGGAATCGCCGCGACGAGCGAGGACCACGCGAGCGACCCGGCGACCGGGTCGAGAACCTGCCGGTACATCGATCACCTCACGGAAGCGGAGCGTCCGGGCGCGATCGCGCCCACCCGACCTCCTCGGCCGGGAGTCCCCGGATCGAGGCGTCGAGCACCTCGATCGTGTGGGCGAGCCGCATCGGCTCGCCGAGTGCGTCGAGCGCGGCAGCCACCTGCATCAGGCACCCCGGGTTGGCGGTGACCAGCAGCGGCGCGCCCGTGGTGAGCACGTTGCGCGCCTTGCGCTCGCCGAGTTCACCCCCGGCGCGGGGGTTGAGGATGTTGTAGATCCCGGCCGAGCCGCAGCAGATCTCGGCTTCCGGGATTTCACGCAGGATCAGGTCCGGGATCTCGCGCAGCAGCCGGCGCGGTTGCGCGCGGATCCCCTGCGCGTGCGCGAGGTGGCAGGCGTCGTGGTAGGCGACGGTGACCGGGAGCGGGTGCCGGGGCGCCACCGTGCCCTGCTCGGCGAGCAGTTCGGACACGTCCCGCACGCGGCCGGCGAACTCGCGTGCCCGGTCCGCGTAAGCCGGGTCGTCGGCGAGCAGGTCGCCGTACTCCTTCATCGCCGAGCCGCACCCGGCCGCGTTCACCGCGATCCAGTCCGCACCGGCCTCGTCGAAGGCGTCGATCAGCTTGCGCGCGAACGACTGCGCCTCGTCCTCGCGTCCGTTGTGGACACTGAGCGCACCGCAGCAGCCCTGGACGCGCGGGGCCACGACGTCGAAGCCCTCCGCCGCGAGCACGCGGGCGGTGGCCGCGTTCACGCCGGGGAAGAACTCGCGCTGCACGCACCCGAGCAGCATGCCGATGGTGCCCCGCCGGGTACCGCGCGCCGGCATCCGTTCCGGCACGCTCTCGAACGGCCCCAGCGGCGGGGCGAGCGACTCCAGCGCGGCCAGCCGGGGGAACGCGCGGCCCAGCACGCGGCGCACCACGCCACCCACGCCACTGGCCTGGTAGGCCCGCAGCGGTCCGCGCAGGGCGTGCAGCCGCCGCGGGTACGGGAAGACGCTGAAGATCGCGTTGCGCAGCAGGCGTTCCCGCGGCGGACGCGGGTGGCGCCGCTCGACCTGGGCGCGGGTCGCCTCGATCAGCTTGTCGTACTGCACGCCCGAGGGGCAGGCGGTCACGCAGGCCATGCACCCGAGGCAGGCGTCGAAGTGCTGCACCATCTCCGGCGTCATCGGCTCGCCCTCGACACCCAGGCCCATCAGGTAGATCCGGCCGCGCGGCGAGTCCATCTCCTCGCCCCACAGCTGGTAGGTGGGGCAGGTGGGCAGGCAGAACCCGCAGTGCACGCAGTCGTCGAGGAGGTCGGCCGAGGGCGGGTGGTGCTCGTCGAACGCGGGGCCGGTCATCTCAGATCCCTCCTGCGAAACGCCCCGGTGCCATCCGGTGGTCCGGGTCGAACTGGTCCTTGACGCGGCGCATCAGGCTGAGCCCGCGGACCGGTCCCCACACGTCGAGCCCGGCCTTGACCGCCGGGGGCGCGTCGAGCACGACGACGTCCCCGCCCCAGGCCGGCGACGCCTCCCGCAGCCGCGTGACGAACGCGGGCACCGCGCCGGGATCGGCGGGCAGCCCGGCGTGCAGCACGCCGACCCCGGGCGAGCCGCGCACCGCCGCCGTGAGACCGCACCGGCGGCCCGCGTCGTCGAGGGCGTCGAGCAGCCGGGGCAGCGCGGCGATCTCGTGGGTGAGCCGCAGGGCCACGCCGCCCCGCTCCCACGGGGCGTGGCCCCACCAGCCCGGCGGGACGTCGGTGACTTCAGCATCACCGGCGTCACCGAGCAGGCCGAGCAGCGTGCGCACCCGGTCGTCGACGCCCTGCGGGATTCCTTCGACGAGCACCGCCAGTGCCGCGGAGCCGTCGCCCGCGCGGTCGAGTTCCAGCGCGTTCGCCATGACCGACGAATGCACCACGCGCTGGACCTTGTCGTGCGCGTCGGCCGCCGAGGTGACCGGCGCGACGACCCAGCGGGCGGCCGGCGGCAGCGGGTGCAGGCGGAACACGGCCTCGGTGACCAACCCGAGCGTCCCCCACGCGCCGGTGAGCACCTTGCCCAGGTCGTAGCCGGCGACGTTCTTGACGACCTTGCCACCGGCCTTGGCGACCGTCCCGTCGGCGCGCACCATCGTGACGCCGATGAGCAGGTCGCGCACCGCGCCGTGGGACAGCCGCAGCGGACCGGTCGCCGCGGTCGCGACGACCCCGCCGACGGTGCCCGGCCCGGCACCGGGCGGCCGCACCGGCGAGATGGCCAGCCGCTGCCGGGCCGCGGCGAGGTGCTCCTGCAGGGCGTCCAGCCGCACCCCGGCCTGCACGTGCACCACGAGGTCGCCGGCGCGGTGCTCGATCACCCGGTCCATCCGGCCGGTGTCCAGGACGACGTCCACGCGCTCCGGCGGGTGCCCCCAGCTCAGTTTCGTGCCGGTGCCGCGCGGCACGACGGCGAGGCCGCGGGCGGCGGCGACCCGCAGGACGGCGGCCGCTTCGTCCGTTGTGGACGGTTCGGCGACCACGCGGGCGGGCACGCCGTCGACGCGGTCGTCCTCCCCGGCCGGCCGGGCGGCGGCCGTGGCGGACAGTTCGCCGAGCACCTCCTCGCCGGCCGCGCGCATCAGAACACCTCGGCGATTCCGGCGTCCTGCAACGGATGCGCACCCTTGTGCCGTCCGGGCACCTCCCCGCACAACCGCGGGGTCGGGAAGACCTTGCCGGGGTTGGCCAGTCCGCCCGGGTCGAACGCGCACCGCAGCAGCTGCATGGTGTCCAGATCGGCGTCGCTGAACATGCGCGGCATGTACTTCGCCTTGTCCGAGCCCACGCCGTGCTCACCGGTGATCGAGCCGCCGTGCTGGATGCACAGGTCGAGGATCGCGCCGGAGACCTCCTCGGCGCGCTCGGCCTCGCCGGGCACCGCGTCGTCGAAGAGCACCAGCGGGTGCAGGTTGCCGTCCCCGGCGTGGAAGACGTTGGCCACCCGGATGCCGGTTTCCCGGGACAGCTCGGCGATGCGGTGCAGCACCTCGGCCAGCACGGTCCGCGGGATGACGCCGTCCTGCACGATGTAGTCCGGGCTGATCCGGCCGACCGCGGCGAACGCGGACTTGCGCCCCCGCCAGAAGCTCGCGCGCTCCGCGTCGTCGGCGGCGATGCGGATCTCGAACGCCCCGTGCGCGCGGCAGTGCCGCTCGACCTCGGCGAACTGCGCCTCCACCTCGGCCGCGGGCCCGTCCAGCTCCACGATCAGCACCGCGCCCGCCCCGTCGGGATAACCGCAGCGGACCGCCGCCTCGGCGGCCTCGATCGCCAGGGCGTCCATCATCTCCATCGCCGCGGGCACCACGCCGGCACCGATGATCGCCGAGGTCGCGGCCCCGGCGTCGTCGACACCTGCGAATCCGGCCAGCAGGGTGCGCACGGCCTCGGGCTCGCGGACCAGCCGCACGGTGACCTCGGTGACCACGCCGAGCGTGCCCTCCGAGCCGACGATCGCGCCGAGCAGGTCGTACCCGGTCGCGTCCGGTGCCTTCCCGCCGAGGCGCACGACCTCGCCGTCCGGGGCGACGAACTGCACGCCGGTGACGTGGTTGGTGGTGAACCCGTATTTGAGGCAGTGCGCGCCGCCGGAGTTCTCGGCGACGTTGCCGCCGATGGAACAGATCAGCTGGCTCGAGGGATCGGGCGCGTAGTAGTAGCCGTCGGCGCCGGCCGCCTTGGTGATGTCGAGGTTGATCACGCCGGGCTCGACGACGGCGCGCTGATTCGCCGCGTCGATCTCGATGATGCGGCGCAGCCGGGAGGTGACGATCAGGACGCCGTCGGCGCGCGGCAGGGCGCCACCGGAGAGCCCGGTGCCGGAACCACGCGCGACGAAGGGCACGCCGGCTTCCGCGCAGGCCCGCACGGCCGCCACCACCCCGGTGACGTCGGCGGGCAGCACCACCAGGGCCGGGGTGACCCGGTACTGGGCGAGCCCGTCGCATTCGTAGGTGCGCAGCCGCTGGTGGTCGTCGATCACGGCGTCCGGACCGAGGGCCGCGCGCAGCCGCTCTGCCAGCCCCGTCAGGGCCGGTGCCTCGTCGATGGTCATGGCGCCCCTCCGTGCCTGCCTGCTACGGGTTCCGGACGGCCGGTCGACTCGTGTGGACGTCGCTGTCCTTGGGAAAACCGTAGAATCCGGCTCACGTGCCGTCAAACCCCGTGTAACAGCTGCTACATTCGTGCGTGTGACAGATGCGAAACCGGTTCGCTGGCTGGTGCTGCTGGTGCGCGTGCCGGCGTCGCCGTCGCGGCACCGGGTGGCGGTCTGGCGGGAGCTGCGGCGGGTCGGCGCGCTGTCGCTGGGCCAGGCCACCTGGGCGGTGCCCGACGTGCCGGGGTTCGCCGCCGGGGTGTCGCGCGTCCTGGAGCTCGCGCGGCGCGGCGGCGGTGAGGTGGTCGTGCTGGAGGCCGCGGGCCGCGCCGAGGCGGACGGGGCGCGGTTGGCGGCGCTGTTCACCGCCGACCGCGAGGAGGAGTGGGCGGAGTTCCTGGCCGACTGCGGCAAGTTCGAGGCCGAGATCGACAAGGAGATCAGCCGGCGCAAGTTCACGATGGCCGAGCTCGAGGAGGAGGAGCAGAGCCTGGAGCGGTTGCGGCGGTGGCACCGCGACCTCACGGCCCGTGACGTGTTCGGGGCGCCCCGGGCGGCCGAGGCCGGTAGGCGGCTGGAGCGCTGCGCGGCCCGGATGGCGGACTACACGAACCGGGTCTTCGAGGCCCTGCACCAGATGTGAGGCGATCGTGAACACCCAGCTCTTCCTGCGGATCAACGACTTCGCCCGCGCGACACCGTGGTTGCACGGCGTCGTCAGCGCCTACGCCGCCTACGGGGTCGCGCTGTTCGCGGTGCTGATGCTGGCCGGCTGGTGGATCGCCCGGCGGCAGGCGTCGGTGGCGAAGATGGCCGCGGCGATCTGGACCCCGCTGGCGATGCTCGTCGCGCTCGGCGTGAACCAGCCGGTGGCCGACCTGGTGGGCGAGCCCCGGCCGTACGCGAGGCTGCCGGGCATCCTGGTGCTGGCGCAGCGCAGCACGGATCCGGCGTTGCCGAGCGACCACGCGGTCATGGCGGGCGCGGTGACCGCCGGGCTGTTCCTGGTCCACCGCGGTCTGGGCGCGATCGCCGCGGTGGCGGCGGCGGTGATGGTGTTCGCACGGGTGTACATCGGGGCGCACTACCCCGGTGACGTGCTCGCCGGACTGGTGCTGGGCGCCGTGGTGACCCTGCTGGGTTTCCTCGCGGTGCGGCGGCTGCTGGAGTGGCTGCTGCACCTCGCCGAACGCTCACCGCTGCGCCCCTTGCTGACGACTGCCCGCCCGGCAGCGCCGCGATGAGCGGCACCACCCCGGACCCGCACCCGGCGGCCATCTGATGACCGAACCCGTCACCCGCCATCGCGGTGCGCTACGGCCCCTGTACGCGGCCGGCTTCGTCACCGCCTTCGGGGCGCACAGCATCGCCGCCGGGCTCGGTGCCTACACCCACGGTCAGCACGCGTCGCTGCTCACGCTCGGGCTCCTGCTCGCGGTCTACGACGGGGCCGAGGTCGTGCTCAAACCCGTCTTCGGGTCGCTGGCCGACCGCGTCGGGCCGCGGCCGGTGCTGCTGGGCGGGCTGCTGGCGTTCGCGGTCGCGTCCGCGGCGTTCGCGGTGGCCGGCAATCCCGCGCTGGTCGGGCTGGCGCGCCTCGGTCAGGGCGCAGCCGCCGCGGCCTTCTCCCCCGCCGCCGGGGCGCTGGTCGCCCGGCTGTCCCCGGCGAAGCGGCAGGGCCGCGCGTTCGGCGGGTACGGCGCCTGGAAGGGCCTCGGCTACACGCTCGGGCCGGTCCTCGGCGGCGCGCTGATCACGCTGGGCGGGTTCCCGCTGCTGTTCGCCGTCCTCGCCGGGCTCGCGGTGGCGGCCGCGGTGTGGGCGGCCGTGGCGGTGCCCGCGGTGGCGCCGTTGCCCCGGGCGCGCGAGACGGTCGCCGGCCTGGTGCGGCGGCTGGGCCAGGGCGGTTTCCTCCGTCCGACCGCGGCACTCGCGGCCACGACCGGCGCACTGGCCGTCGGCGTCGGTTTCCTCCCGGTGAGCGGGGCGGCGGCCGGGCTCGGGCCGCTGGCGACCGGGGCGGCCGTATCGGTGCTCGCGGTGTGCTCGTCGCTGGTGCAGCCGTGGGCCGGGCGGGCCCGCGACGCCGGGCAGCTCCACGACGGCACCGGCATGGCCCTAGGGCTCGCCGCGGCCGCGGCCGGGCTGGCCGTCGCCGCGCTGGTGCCCGGGGCCGGCGGCGTGCTGGCCGCGGCGGTCGTCGTCGGCGCCGGGGTCGGTCTGGCCACCCCGCTCGGCTTCGCCCACCTGGCCGCGACGACGCCACCCGAACGCCTCGGCCAGACCATGGGTGCCGCCGAAGTCGGCCGCGAACTCGGCGACGCGGGCGCACCGCTGCTGGTCGGCGCGGTCGCCGTGGCGGCGTCGCTGGACGCGGGACTGCTCACCCTGGGGGCGCTGCTGGCGCTCACCGCCATCACGCTCGTCCTGGAGGGCCGCTCATGAAACGCACGGTCATCGCCGCGGTCGCGCTGCTCCTGGCGGCCTGCACGGCGCCGACGGTCGCACCGCCCCCGGCGCCCGCTCCGGCTCCGGCACCCGCGCCCGGGGCCGAGCAGGGCACACCGGGCTGGGAGATCACGCATCCCGGGCGGGAGCACGCCATCGAGGGTTACGCCGACCGCACGAGCGCACTGCCCGGCGACACCGTGCGGTTGTTCGTGAGCACCACCGCCGCCCGGTTCACGGTGACCGCGTTCCGCATGGGCGCCTACCCCGGTTCGGCGGCGCGGCAGACCTGGCAGTCCGGGCCGGTGCCGGGCCGGGTGCAGGCCGCCGCGGTGGTGCAGCCGCCGACGAGCACCGTGGTGGCGCCGTGGCAGCCGTCGCTGGAGGTGCCGACCGCGGGCTGGGCGCCGGGCGACTACCTGTTGCGGCTGGACGGCGACAACCAGGCCCAGCAGTACGTGCCGCTGACCGTGCGGACCCCGTCCAACGCGGGCCGCATCGTGCTGGTCAACGCCGTCACCACCTGGCAGGCGTACAACCGCTGGGGCGGCTACAGCCTCTACGACTCGCCGAGCGGCAGGAAGGCGGAGCGGTCCCGGGCCGTCTCGTTCGACCGCCCCTACCAGGCGCGCGACATGCAGGGCGCCGGCGACTTCCGGTACTTCGAGCTGCCCATGGTGCGCTTCGCGGAGGGCCTGGGCCTGCCGCTGGGGTATGCGACCGATGTGGACCTGCACGCCGATCCGCACCTGCTGGACGGCGCCCGCGCCGTGGTCACCCTGGGCCACGACGAGTACTGGTCGAGCGCGATGCGCGCGAACGTCACCGCGGCCCGGGACCGGGGGGTGAACCTGGCGTTCCTCGGCGGCAACGAGATCTACCGGCACATCCGGTTCGCCCCAACCGCCACCGGCGCGGACCGGCTGGAGATCGACTACAAGTCGTTCACCGAGGACCCGGCGCACCTGACCGACCCGATGGAGGCGACACCGGAGTGGCGCTCGCCGCCGTTCCCCCGGCCGGAAAGCGTGCTGCTGGGCAACTACTACCAGTGCAACCCGGTGCACGCCGACCTCGTCACCGCGAACGAGCAGAACTGGCTGCTCAGCGGCATCGTCCACAACGGACAGCACCTGCGCGGCCTGGTGGGCAACGAGTACGAGCGGGTGGACCTCTCGGTGCCGACACCGCGGCCGATCGAGGTGCTGTTCCACTCACCCTTGACGTGCGGCGGGAAACCGGACTTCGCGGACGCCACCTACTACACGACCGCCTCCGGGGCGGCCGTGTTCTCCGCGGGCACGCAGTACTGGATCTGCGGACTCGACCCCGGCTGCCCCGAGTCCGGTGCCGACCCGGCCGTGCACACGGCCGTCACCGCCATCACGACCCGGCTGCTGCGGGCCTTCGCCGACGGTCCCACCGGCACCACCCACCCCGCCACCGACAACCTCGCCGCGCTCGGGGTGCACTGACCGAACAGGACTCCCGGCCCGGCCGGTTTTCCCGCCTGCCGGCCAGTTCCGGCACCACTTCGCGAACGGATTACGCCGGTCACGGTGGTGGCGGGTTTCCGCCAGCCTTACGCCGTTCCCACCCCTAGCGTCGGTGCCGTGCAAACCACTCTTTCGCCTGCCCCGCAGGTGCTGCGCGCGCCGGTCGTGGGGTTCCTGACGCTCGCCGCCGCCCTCGGCACGGCCACCCTCTACGCGCTGCAACCCTCGATCGCGGAGGTGGCGGGGGCGCTGCGGGTCCCGGCGGCTCTGGTCGGCTCGGTGCTCGCGTGCGGACCGGTCGGGTATCTCGCCGGTCTCGCGGTGCTGGTCCCGCTCGTGGACCGGTTCCCGCCGCGCACCGTGGTGGCCGCGCAGTTCGCCGCGCTCGCCGTCGCCCTGGCCCTGGCGGCGGCCGCCGGTTCCGCCGTGGTGCTCGGAGTGGTGCTCGCCGCGATCGGCGCCGGCTCCGCGGTGGGCGCGCAGCTGAGCTCGGTGGCAGGCCGGTTCGCCGATCCCCGGCGCCGGGCCACCGTCCTCGGGGTGGTGACCTCGGGTATCTCCGCGGGAATCCTCGCCGGGCGGATCGGTGGCGGCTGGCTGACCGGGCTGATCGGCTGGCGCGCCATGCTTCTGGTCTTCGCGATCGCGTGCGCCGCCATCGCGATCGCCGCCCGGTTGGCGCTGCCCGCCGCGGTGGGCAGCGCCGGAACCGGTTACCTGGCCACGCTGCGCGGGTTGCCGCGGCTCTACGTCCGTTTCCCGCTGCTGCGGCTCGCCGCCACCCGCGGCGCCCTCTGGTTCTTCGCGTTCTGCGCCGTGTGGGCGGGCATCGCGGTCGCGTTGTCCCAGCCGCCGTTCTCGTATTCACCGGAGCGGATCGGCGCGTATGCGGCGGCCGGGTTGCTCGGCATCGCCGGCACCCGGGTCGCCGGCCCCTGGACCGACCGGGCGGGGGCGCGACGGGTGATCCTCGCCGGACTCGCCCTCGCCGCCGCGTCGGCGGTGGCGCTCGCCGTGTGCCTGGCGAACACGGCCCTCACCCTGGTGTGCCTCGGCCTGTTCGACGCCGGGCTGTTCGCGGCCCAGGTGGCCAACCAGAGCACCGTGCTCGCGCTCGACCCGGCGGCGCCCGCCCGGTTCAACAGCGCCTACATGGTCGTCTACTTCGTCGGCGGCAGCCTCGGCACCGCAGCTGGTGCGGCCGCCGTGGGCTGGTTCGGCTGGCCCGCCACCGCGGCCGTCGGCGCGGTGGCGATCCTCGTCGCCGCGGCGATCACCGCGGCCCGCCGGTCCGCGGGTGTCACCCCTCGGTGACCGTGCCGTCGGCAACCGCCAGCCGGCGGGTGAGGCGCACCGCGTCGAGCATGCGGCGGTCGTGGGTCACCAGCAGCAGCGTGCCCGGGAAACCGTCCACAGCGGACTCGAGCTGTTCGATCGCGGGCAGGTCCAGGTGGTTGGTCGGTTCGTCGAGCACCAGCAGGTTGACCCCGCGCGCCTGCAACAGCGCCAGCGCCGCGCGGGTGCGTTCGCCGGGCGACAGGGTCGCGGCCGGGCGCAGCACGTGCGCGGCCGCGAGCCCGAACTTGGCCAGCAGGGTGCGGACGTCGGCGTCGGCGAACTCCGGGACCTCCCGCGCGAACGCCTCGGCCAGCGGGAGGTCGCCGAGGAACAACCGCCGCGCCTGGTCGACCTCGCCGACCCGCACCCCGGGGCCGAGCGCGGCGGTGCCCTCGTCCAGCGGGACCCGGCCGAGCAGCGCGGCCAGCAGGGTCGACTTGCCGGCGCCGTTGGCCCCGGTGATCGCGACCCGGTCCGCCCAGTCGATCTGCAGATCCACCGGCCCGAGCGTGAACCGGCCGCGGCGGACCACCGCCGACCGCAGCGTCGCCACCACGGTGCCGGCCCGCGGGGCCGCGGCGATCTCCATCCGCAGCTCCCACTCCTTGCGCGGCTCCTCCACGACCTCCAGGCGTTCGATCATCCGGTCGGTCTGGCGGGCCTTCGCGGCCTGCTTCTCGGTGGACTCGGCGCGGAACTTGCGGCCGCTCTTGTCGTTGTCCCCGGCCTTGCGGCGCGCGTTGCGGACGCCCTTCTCCATCCAGGCGCGCTGCGTCCGCGCCCGCGTTTCCAGCGCCGCACGGGTCGCCGCGTACTCCTCGTAGTCCGCGCGGGCGTGCCGCCGGGCCACCGCGCGCTCCTCCAGGTAGGCGGT
The sequence above is a segment of the Amycolatopsis viridis genome. Coding sequences within it:
- a CDS encoding MFS transporter, whose product is MQTTLSPAPQVLRAPVVGFLTLAAALGTATLYALQPSIAEVAGALRVPAALVGSVLACGPVGYLAGLAVLVPLVDRFPPRTVVAAQFAALAVALALAAAAGSAVVLGVVLAAIGAGSAVGAQLSSVAGRFADPRRRATVLGVVTSGISAGILAGRIGGGWLTGLIGWRAMLLVFAIACAAIAIAARLALPAAVGSAGTGYLATLRGLPRLYVRFPLLRLAATRGALWFFAFCAVWAGIAVALSQPPFSYSPERIGAYAAAGLLGIAGTRVAGPWTDRAGARRVILAGLALAAASAVALAVCLANTALTLVCLGLFDAGLFAAQVANQSTVLALDPAAPARFNSAYMVVYFVGGSLGTAAGAAAVGWFGWPATAAVGAVAILVAAAITAARRSAGVTPR
- a CDS encoding ABC-F family ATP-binding cassette domain-containing protein: MSATLLATGLTAGHGPRVLFSGLDLVVAPGDVVGLVGVNGAGKSTLLRILAGLARPERGEVRLTPPTATVGHLPQEPDRRPGESVRAFLARRTSVAAAQAELDAATEALTAGAAGADDRYAVALDRWLALGGADLDHRAAEVTEELGLTVDLDQPMTSLSGGQAARAGLASLLLSRYDVFLLDEPTNDLDLDGLDRLERFVTGLRAATVLVSHDREFLARTVDRVLELDLPQQQVRLYGGGYTAYLEERAVARRHARADYEEYAATRAALETRARTQRAWMEKGVRNARRKAGDNDKSGRKFRAESTEKQAAKARQTDRMIERLEVVEEPRKEWELRMEIAAAPRAGTVVATLRSAVVRRGRFTLGPVDLQIDWADRVAITGANGAGKSTLLAALLGRVPLDEGTAALGPGVRVGEVDQARRLFLGDLPLAEAFAREVPEFADADVRTLLAKFGLAAAHVLRPAATLSPGERTRAALALLQARGVNLLVLDEPTNHLDLPAIEQLESAVDGFPGTLLLVTHDRRMLDAVRLTRRLAVADGTVTEG